In a genomic window of Zingiber officinale cultivar Zhangliang chromosome 9B, Zo_v1.1, whole genome shotgun sequence:
- the LOC122022307 gene encoding MLO-like protein 1 isoform X2, producing MAGGGDESAPTLEYTPTWIVALVCSVIVLISLIFERLLHRLGKVLKKKNQKHLFDALQKIKEELMLLGFISLLLVVFQGSIQRICVSESLTHHLRPCKRDDDATSTAHYSVSSSGGIVGGGRRLLASGGDSTYCQKKGKVPLLSLEAIHELHIFIFVLAVSHVVLSAITVVLGLAQMRTWRNWEDLAQNSQGNAPLKINQVQQFEFIRKRFSGFGKDSFISSWLRSFFKQFYGSITKTDYTTMRLGFIMTHCKGNPKFNFYKYMIRVLESDFKKVVGISWYLWIFVMVFLALNIAGWNAYFWISFIPLILLLAVGTKLEHIITQLAHEVAEKHSAIAGDLVVTPSDHLFWFHRPKIVISLIHFILFQNAFEIAFFFWILCVDPAPLRLQHPSTLCHCYSDGELIQ from the exons ATGGCAGGAGGTGGCGACGAGTCGGCGCCAACGTTGGAGTACACTCCCACATGGATTGTTGCTCTCGTCTGCAGTGTTATTGTCCTCATCTCCTTAATCTTCGAGCGCCTGCTCCATCGCCTCGGAAAG GTCCTCAAGAAGAAGAACCAGAAGCATTTGTTCGACGCCCTTCAGAAAATCAAAGAAG AGTTGATGCTGTTGGGGTTCATCTCGCTGCTGCTGGTGGTGTTCCAGGGGTCGATTCAACGGATATGCGTCTCCGAGAGCCTCACGCACCATTTACGTCCATGCAAGAGGGATGATGATGCAACTTCGACTGCCCACTATTCCGTGAGCTCTTCCGGTGGGATAGTCGGGGGTGGTCGTCGTCTGTTGGCCAGTGGAGGAGATTCGACTTACTGTCAGAAGAAG GGAAAAGTTCCATTACTATCACTTGAGGCAATCCATGAGCTACATATTTTTATCTTTGTTTTGGCCGTCAGTCATGTAGTACTCAGTGCCATCACTGTTGTTCTAGGACTTGCACAG ATGCGCACATGGAGAAACTGGGAGGATTTGGCTCAGAATTCTCAAGGGAATG CTCCCTTAAAGATCAATCAAGTGCAGCAATTTGAATTTATTAGAAAGCGTTTCTCGGGCTTTGGAAAGGATTCATTCATATCAAGTTGGTTG CGTTCTTTTTTTAAGCAATTCTATGGATCGATCACCAAGACAGATTATACTACTATGAGACTAGGATTTATCATG ACTCACTGTAAAGGTAATCCTAAATTCAACTTCTACAAATATATGATACGAGTCCTCGAATCTGATTTTAAGAAGGTGGTCGGTATAAG TTGGTATTTGTGGATTTTTGTCATGGTATTCTTAGCATTGAATATTGCTG GTTGGAATGCATATTTTTGGATATCATTTATACCTCTAATT CTTCTGCTTGCTGTTGGCACCAAATTAGAACATATCATTACTCAGTTGGCTCATGAGGTTGCTGAGAAACATTCTGCAATAGCAGGTGACTTGGTGGTTACTCCTTCAGACCATCTCTTCTGGTTTCACAGACCTAAAATCGTCATCTCCTTGATTCACTTTATCCTTTTCCAAAATGCCTTCGAGATTGCATTTTTCTTCTGGATATTG TGTGTTGATCCAGCTCCTCTGCGGCTACAGCACCCTTCCACTC